The Prunus persica cultivar Lovell chromosome G8, Prunus_persica_NCBIv2, whole genome shotgun sequence genome includes a region encoding these proteins:
- the LOC18768555 gene encoding RAN GTPase-activating protein 1, producing the protein MDSQAQAFHQRSVSIKLWPPSQSTRILLVERMTKNFITPSFLSRKYGLLSKEEAEEDAKQIENIAFAAADQHFEKEPYGDGSSAVQIYAKESSKLMLEVLKRGPKVKEHGEVMQYENDTATHGSVFDISGSRRSFIDSEEAVELLKPLRDHEKLYTKICFSNRSFGLDAAHVAEPILTSIKDQLKEVDLSDIIAGRSETEALQVMNIFSSALEGCVLRYLNLSDNAMGEKGVNAFGSLLRSQTNLEELYLMNDGISEEAARAVSKFIPSTEKLRVLHFHNNMTGDEGAIAISDMVKRSPLLEDFRCSSTRVGSEGGIALAEALGTCSHLKKLDLRDNMFGVQSGIALSKSLSAFADLTEIYLSYLNLEDKGTEALANSLKESAPSLEVLEMAGNDITARSAAALATCIAAKQFITRLNLSENELKDEGAILISKAVAEGHGQLTEVDLNTNSIRRAGARALAQAVVHKPGFKLLNINANFISDEGIDEVKEIFKNSLNVLGPLDENDPEGEDLDEEVEEDADNEVDLESKLKGLEIKQEENY; encoded by the coding sequence ATGGATTCTCAAGCACAAGCTTTCCACCAGCGCTCAGTGTCTATCAAACTATGGCCCCCAAGCCAGAGCACCAGGATACTGCTTGTAGAACGAATGACCAAGAATTTCATCACTCCATCCTTTTTGTCTAGAAAGTATGGTCTGCTCAGTAAAGAAGAGGCCGAGGAGGATGCCAAGCAAATAGAAAATATTGCTTTTGCAGCTGCTGACCAACATTTTGAGAAGGAACCATATGGTGATGGAAGTTCGGCAGTTCAAATTTATGCTAAAGAGTCCAGTAAGCTTATGCTGGAAGTTCTCAAAAGAGGGCCCAAAGTAAAGGAACATGGAGAGGTGATGCAATATGAGAACGATACTGCTACCCATGGAAGTGTCTTTGATATATCTGGGAGTCGCCGGTCCTTTATTGATTCTGAGGAGGCCGTGGAACTGTTAAAACCATTAAGGGATCATGAAAAATTGTATACCAAGATATGTTTTAGCAATAGAAGCTTTGGTCTGGATGCAGCCCATGTTGCTGAGCCAATCTTAACATCTATCAAAGATCAATTGAAAGAAGTAGACCTGTCAGATATTATTGCAGGAAGGTCAGAAACAGAAGCTCTTCAAGTCatgaatatattttcttcagcCCTGGAAGGATGTGTTTTGAGGTATCTCAATCTTTCAGACAATGCCATGGGTGAAAAGGGTGTCAATGCATTTGGGTCACTCCTGAGGTCACAAACTAATTTAGAGGAACTTTATTTGATGAATGATGGCATATCAGAAGAAGCTGCAAGAGCAGTTTCTAAGTTTATCccatccactgagaagcttaGGGTCCTTCACTTTCACAACAATATGACTGGAGATGAGGGGGCAATTGCCATCTCTGACATGGTGAAACGTTCACCTCTCTTGGAGGATTTTCGTTGTTCTTCCACAAGGGTGGGCTCCGAAGGGGGCATAGCTTTAGCTGAAGCACTTGGGACATGTTCCCATCTGAAGAAGCTTGATTTGCGTGACAACATGTTTGGAGTACAATCTGGGATTGCTCTGAGTAAATCTCTATCTGCTTTTGCAGATCTTACTGAAATTTACCTGAGTTACCTTAACTTAGAAGATAAAGGAACAGAAGCCCTTGCCAATTCCCTCAAAGAGTCTGCACCCTCACTTGAGGTTTTGGAAATGGCAGGAAATGACATTACAGCCAGATCGGCTGCTGCTTTAGCAACCTGTATAGCAGCGAAACAATTCATTACCAGGTTAAACTTGTCTGAGAATGAACTGAAGGATGAAGGTGCGATTTTGATCAGCAAAGCAGTTGCAGAGGGTCATGGTCAGTTAACTGAGGTTGACTTGAACACAAATTCCATTAGAAGGGCTGGAGCAAGGGCGTTGGCACAGGCTGTTGTGCACAAACCTGGGTTCAAGTTGCTGAACATAAATGCTAATTTCATATCGGATGAGGGTATTGATGAGGTAAAGGAGATTTTTAAGAATTCACTGAATGTGCTTGGGCCTTTGGATGAGAACGACCCTGAAGGAGAAGATCTTGATGAGGAGGTTGAAGAGGACGCTGATAATGAGGTTGATTTGGAATCAAAGCTTAAGGGCCTTGAAATTAAGCAGGAAGAGAATTACTGA